The nucleotide sequence CCGGCCCGAGCGCCTGCGCCGGCGAGAATGCGGGCCCGGCCTGCAGCCGGGCGGCATAGCTCTCCCGAGCTGGCGACCCCGCGGGCCATGCCGCCGCGAACCGCCGCCACCAGGCGGCGGTATCGTAGGCCACCGGCACGGCCTCCACTATCGCTTCGCCGAGGCATGCCCGCCACAGGGCATCGGCCGCAGGCGTGCGGGCGATGCGCGTACACAGGCCGCGCCGGTCGCCGCTCAGGTTGGGCAGGCCGGCGCTGCCGTTGTTGAACAGCGCCCGCCATCGCCCGCCCGCCTGCAGGGCACGGGCGTGGGGCAGACAGGTATGGGTGGCGGCGATGACGTCCGCGCCGCTGACCACGAGCGCGTCCCGCAGGTGCGCCGCGGCCGCGGCCGGCGTGCGCGCGAACGCCTCCACTGCCAGCGACCATCCGGCGAGCGACGCGGCGTCGCCGTGCAGCACCAGCACCTCCAGCCCGGCCGCCCGCACCCGCCCGAAGTAGGGCAGCGCGGCCAGGGCCTGCCGTGCCGCCGGATCAGGGGCGCCCTGGAGCGCTGCCATGATCGCGTTGGAACGCTCCACGGTGGCGGCGTCCACATGCTCGGGGTAGGCGCAGCCGCAGCCGGCCCCGCTGGCGGCGGCGAGCTCGGCCTCGACGTTGCCGGCGAGGGCGGCGTGGGCGAGCACCCGCGTCTGGATGGCCGCAAACCAGGCGGGCTCGGCGTCGAACCAGTGGAAGTCGCCGTTGAACACCAGCGCGGCGCCCTCCCGGGCGGCCCGGTCCTGGAGGGCGTCCAGGGCCTCCGGGTTGCCGTAGAGCCCGCCCGCGATGAGCACGCTGTCCGCCTCCACCAGCGGCGCCAGCGCTGCCAGAGGGCCAAGGCGGTAGCGGTAGTGCAGCGGACAGCTGCGTCCGGGCTCATCGGACATGGGTCATCATCTCCCCGGACCGGCAACGACCTTCTGCCAGCCCGATGTCGCGAACCCGCGAGGTCGCGGGCGATTCACGGCCGTGCCGGGCGCTCCTGCCCCACATCGCCTGTCAGTCCTGGGTGCCCGCCTCCGCGAGGATGATGGCGCCTTCGGCGAAACTCACTGCCGACCGGCTCTCCCTGGATCCGGCGCCAATGATACCGGCGCGCGGGCGTCGGGGCCGCCCATCGTGCAGTGCGCAATAACACGTATTCCGGCGGCCTGGCGCCTCCGCTAGCCTGCGGCCTTCGCTCTGGCCGGCACGGGCAGCGGCGGGCCGCATCCGCGGCCGCTGCGGGCCGGGCCACACGCGCAACCGGGAGTGACGCCATGCCCACGCTGCCCCTGCCCGCCCTGGTCGGCGCCCTGCTCGCCCTCGCCGTGCTGATGCTCGCCGTCGCGCCCCGGGTGCGCACGGCCGAGGGATTCTTCCGCGGCTGGAGCGAGGCCGGCGTCGCCCCCGGCGTGTTCACGCTGACGCTGTCCCAGGTCACCACCTGGATCTTCGCCCGCTCGCTGCTCAACGCCGGCATTCTCGGCTACTTCTACGGCATCGCCGGCGCACTGGCCTACACGGCCTACTACGCCTCCTTCCTCACCGGCTGGCTGATCGTCGACCGGCTGCGCTTCCGGCACGGGGCGGACAGCGTGCAGGCGTTTCTACATGAGCGCTTCGGCCGCCTCGGTACCGGCAGCTACAACCTGCTGGTGGGTCTGCGCCTGGCCAGCGAGGTGTTCGCCAACCTGCTGGTGGTGGGCATCGTCTTCGGCGCCGCCGGCAGCGTCTCCAACACCACGGCCATCCTCGCGGTGACCGCGGTGACGGTGGCCTACTCCATGAGTGGCGGGCTGCGTGCCTCCCTGCGCACGGACGTGGTGCAGATGCTGCTGCTCGGCGTCCTGCTCGCCGCGCTCACGGGCCTGATGCTCGGCCATGCGGACTTCGGCCTGGGCGCGATCGTCAGCAGCTCGCCGGACCCGACCAGTCCGGGCTGGATCCTGCTCGCCGTGGCGGCGCTGCAGGTACTGAGCTACCCGCTGCACGATCCGGTGATGATGGACCGTGGTTTCCTCGCGGCGCGTGACGTCACCCGCCGCAGCTTCCTGCATGCGTTCTGGCTCTCGGGGCTGTGCATCCTCGCCTTCGGCGTGCTGGGGGTGTTCGCGGGGCTGCACGCCGAGGGCGACGGTGAGCTGCTGGTCACCCTGGAGCGGCTGCTGGGCACGCCGGCGATGCTGATGCTGGCGCTGGCGCTGGTGATCTCGGCGGCCTCCACCCTGGATTCCACCTTCGCCAGCGCCGCGAAGCTGGTGGTGATGGACATGGGACTCGGCCCGGCGAGCCCCGGCCGGGGCCGGCTGGCGGTGGCGGCGTTCGCCCTTCTCGGCCTGGCGCTGACCTTCACCGGCAGCGACGACCTCTACGCCGCCGTGGCCGTCAGCGGCACCGCGGCCCTCGGGCTGGCGCCGGTGATCGTCTTCAGCATCCTGGGCGGGCTGAGCGTCGCGCGCTGGAGCCTGGGGGCGAGCTTCGTGACCGCCTTCGCCGGCGCCGCGCTCTATTTCCTCGAGAGCAGCGGCTACACCGGCGTCGTCGGTGCGCTCACCGGCCTGGAGCACGACTACGCGAAGCTGCTTGCCATCACCGTGGCGATCCTGGCCTTCGGCTTTCTGAGCTTCGCACTGGGTCTGCGCCGGCCGGCGACCACGGGCTGAGCGGCGGGTGCGGGCAACGCAGCGGTGCGCCTGCGAGGCCCGGGACGCGCGCCCGGCGGCGACAGCCGCGATAGCTTCGAATGCCAACCAGGCCACACTGTTAAGTGCTTTCCCCGATAGTCCGCGCAGGCATGCAGCATAGACTGGGGTGACCGATTGTGAGGCCAGCCCGGAGTTGCCCGTGCCACTTGCCGTTCGCCCTTGCCGGATGCTCTCTGCCGCGCTGCTGCTGCTGCCGCTGGCAGCGGCTGCGATCGAGCGCTTCACGCCCGCGCAGATCCTCGACTGGGAGCCCCACAGCTTCACCGGCAGCACCCGCTACGCGCTCGCCGATACGGCCAACGGGCCGGCGGTGCATGCGCGCTGCGAGGGGGGCAGCGCCTCGGGGCTCTTCTACCGGGGCGAGATCGACCTCACCGAGACACCGGTGGTGGAATGGCGTTGGCGCGCGGGCCAGCGGCCGCAGGATGTGGACGAGCGCAGCAGGGCGGGTGATGACTTCGCAGCGCGTCTGTACGCCGTGGACGAGCACACCATCCTGCGCTGGCGCACGCGGGCGCTGAACTACGTCTGGAGCGCGGGGGAGCCCGTCGGCAGCCACTGGCCGAATCCGTTCGCGAGCCAGGCCCGCATGATCGCCGTCGCCAGCGGCGAGCCGGACAGCGAGGGCTGGGTGGTTCACCGGCGTAACCTGCGCGAGGACTTCCGCCGCTACCACGACCGCGATCTGACGGAGCTGGACGCGCTGGCCATCATGACGGACTGCGACAACACCGGGGAGCCTACCGAGGCCTGGTACGGCAGAATCCGCCTGCTGCCCGCCGGAGCGGGGTAGCGATCATGGCGCGCGGCCACGAGCTGGTCATCATCGGCGGGGGGGTTGGCGGCCTGGTCACGGCCAGCGTCGCCGGCCAGCTGGGCCTGGACGTGGTGCTGGTGGAACGCGCGCCCCGGCTCGGTGGCGACTGCCTGCACTACGGCTGCGTGCCGAGCAAGACGCTGCTGCGCAGCGCCGGCGTCGCCCACCAGGCGCGCCAGGGCCAGCGCTACGGCCTGCGCACCGCGCTCGAGCCCGTCGACCTCGGCCGCGTGATGGATCATGTCGCCGAGGTGGTTCAGCGCATCCAGAACCACGACGACCCGCAGCGCTTTCGGGATTACGGCGTGGACGTGCGCTTCGGCGAGGCGCGCTTTCTCGACCCGCGTCACATCGAGGTGGCGGGCGAACGCATCCGCGGCCGCCGCTTCGTCATCGCCACTGGCTCGGAGCCGGCGCTGCCGGACGTCGCCGGGCTCGCCACCACCGGCTACCTCACCAACGAGTCCGTCTTCGCCGAGCGCCGTCTGCCCCGCCGCCTGCTGGTGCTTGGCGGCGGCCCGGTCGGGGTGGAGATGGCCCAGGCCTTCCGCCGCCTCGGCAGCGAGGTGACCCTGCTGGAGCAGGGCGAGCACCTGCTGCCCCGGGACGATGCCGAGCTCAGCGGTGAGCTCGCCGACGTGCTGGCACGGGAAGGGGTGCGCATCCACACCGATACGCTCGCCGTCGAGGCCGGGCGCACCGACACCGGCACCCGCGTGGTGCAGGCCCGCATCGGCAACGAGACGGTGGCCTTCGAGGCCGATGAGATCCTGGTCGCCACCGGGCGGCGCGCCAACGTGGCGGCCCTTGATCTGCCGGCGGCCGGGGTGGCGCTGGACGCCGAGGGGCTGATCCGGGTGGATGCGCGCCTGCGCACGAGCGCCCGGCACATCTTCGCCTGCGGCGACTGCACCGGGCCGTTCCCGTTCACTCACGTGGCGGAGTACCAGGCCGGCATCATCGTCGCCAACGTCGCCTTCCGGCTGCCGCGCCGGGTCGACTACCGGGCCGTGCCCTGGGTCACCTACACTGATCCCGAGCTGGCCCACGTGGGCCTGACGGCCGTGGAGGCGCGCCAGCGCCGGCTTGACGTCGAGGTGGCGCGTTTCCGCTTCCGCGACGTCGACCGGGCCCTCACCGACGGCCGGGAGGACGGACTGGTGAAGCTCATCGTCCATCGCGGGCGGCTGGTCGGCGGCAGCATCCTCGGCCCCCAGGCGGGCGAGCTCATCCACGAGCTGGCGCTGGCGGTATCGGCGCGTGTGCCGCTGCGGCGCCTCGCGGCTGCGGTCCATGCCTACCCCTCGCTCAGCCAGGTCATCAAGCGCGCCGCCGGCAGCCTGTATGCGCCACGTCTGTTCTCCGCCCGCAGCCGGCGGCTGGTGGGTCTGCTCAACCGGGTGCTGCCCTGACCATGGCCGCGCCACAGCACATCGACAGGCCGCTGGGGACCGGGGAGCCACCGCGGCAACCATCGTCCGGGCCGCGGGACACGCAGCGGCTCGTCACCGCCGTGCATCGCCCGGATAGCCGGCTGCGCCGGCTCGCCCGGGATCTGGGCCGCCACCTGATCGTGGCCCTGCTGCTGGTGGCGGGCAGCCTGTGGGCCGGCGAGTTCCGCCTGGTCGAGCCGCCGGTGCCCCTGATCTGGCCGGCCACCGCGG is from Spiribacter halobius and encodes:
- a CDS encoding metallophosphoesterase; this encodes MSDEPGRSCPLHYRYRLGPLAALAPLVEADSVLIAGGLYGNPEALDALQDRAAREGAALVFNGDFHWFDAEPAWFAAIQTRVLAHAALAGNVEAELAAASGAGCGCAYPEHVDAATVERSNAIMAALQGAPDPAARQALAALPYFGRVRAAGLEVLVLHGDAASLAGWSLAVEAFARTPAAAAAHLRDALVVSGADVIAATHTCLPHARALQAGGRWRALFNNGSAGLPNLSGDRRGLCTRIARTPAADALWRACLGEAIVEAVPVAYDTAAWWRRFAAAWPAGSPARESYAARLQAGPAFSPAQALGPGVRSGTMALPGRRADTSQHRRND
- a CDS encoding sodium:solute symporter family transporter, with protein sequence MPTLPLPALVGALLALAVLMLAVAPRVRTAEGFFRGWSEAGVAPGVFTLTLSQVTTWIFARSLLNAGILGYFYGIAGALAYTAYYASFLTGWLIVDRLRFRHGADSVQAFLHERFGRLGTGSYNLLVGLRLASEVFANLLVVGIVFGAAGSVSNTTAILAVTAVTVAYSMSGGLRASLRTDVVQMLLLGVLLAALTGLMLGHADFGLGAIVSSSPDPTSPGWILLAVAALQVLSYPLHDPVMMDRGFLAARDVTRRSFLHAFWLSGLCILAFGVLGVFAGLHAEGDGELLVTLERLLGTPAMLMLALALVISAASTLDSTFASAAKLVVMDMGLGPASPGRGRLAVAAFALLGLALTFTGSDDLYAAVAVSGTAALGLAPVIVFSILGGLSVARWSLGASFVTAFAGAALYFLESSGYTGVVGALTGLEHDYAKLLAITVAILAFGFLSFALGLRRPATTG
- a CDS encoding DUF3047 domain-containing protein, with protein sequence MPLAVRPCRMLSAALLLLPLAAAAIERFTPAQILDWEPHSFTGSTRYALADTANGPAVHARCEGGSASGLFYRGEIDLTETPVVEWRWRAGQRPQDVDERSRAGDDFAARLYAVDEHTILRWRTRALNYVWSAGEPVGSHWPNPFASQARMIAVASGEPDSEGWVVHRRNLREDFRRYHDRDLTELDALAIMTDCDNTGEPTEAWYGRIRLLPAGAG
- a CDS encoding dihydrolipoyl dehydrogenase family protein — encoded protein: MARGHELVIIGGGVGGLVTASVAGQLGLDVVLVERAPRLGGDCLHYGCVPSKTLLRSAGVAHQARQGQRYGLRTALEPVDLGRVMDHVAEVVQRIQNHDDPQRFRDYGVDVRFGEARFLDPRHIEVAGERIRGRRFVIATGSEPALPDVAGLATTGYLTNESVFAERRLPRRLLVLGGGPVGVEMAQAFRRLGSEVTLLEQGEHLLPRDDAELSGELADVLAREGVRIHTDTLAVEAGRTDTGTRVVQARIGNETVAFEADEILVATGRRANVAALDLPAAGVALDAEGLIRVDARLRTSARHIFACGDCTGPFPFTHVAEYQAGIIVANVAFRLPRRVDYRAVPWVTYTDPELAHVGLTAVEARQRRLDVEVARFRFRDVDRALTDGREDGLVKLIVHRGRLVGGSILGPQAGELIHELALAVSARVPLRRLAAAVHAYPSLSQVIKRAAGSLYAPRLFSARSRRLVGLLNRVLP